In the Acidobacteriota bacterium genome, one interval contains:
- a CDS encoding VWA domain-containing protein, with the protein MTRGRAAIRAGLATLALGLTAQSADLAIVSPREDSYVSGEVTLEASLDPALAVTSVVFFADGREVCRLARPPWSCRWHAGDRVVAHHIRVVATLDTGSRLVRTVSTRGLDHAEVVDVDAVQLVAVVTDRRGRFVGGLRRSDFRVYEDGVPQAITTFADESVPVEIVVAVDMSGSMDGVMPEVRDSVGRFLGAVREGDPVTVVAFNETLFLLTRRDADPRQRQRAVDRLSGWGSTALYDAILEGLRLLAQQAGRKALVLFTDGDDVASAATLEDVERQVQQSDAAIYVIGLGRAPQEAQLRQVLERLATASGGRAFFPSDASRLDEAFATVRDDLAAQYYLGYVPMHATRDGRWRTLKVEVAREGVRVRARQGYRLGG; encoded by the coding sequence ATGACGAGGGGCCGAGCCGCCATCCGCGCCGGCCTCGCCACGCTCGCCCTCGGCCTCACGGCCCAATCCGCCGACCTCGCCATCGTCTCGCCGCGCGAGGACTCGTACGTGTCGGGCGAGGTCACCCTCGAAGCCTCGCTCGACCCGGCCCTCGCGGTCACGAGCGTCGTGTTCTTCGCCGACGGACGCGAGGTCTGCCGGCTGGCACGGCCGCCGTGGTCGTGCCGGTGGCACGCCGGCGATCGCGTCGTCGCGCACCACATCCGCGTCGTCGCGACGCTCGACACCGGCTCGCGTCTCGTCAGGACGGTGAGCACGCGCGGGCTCGACCACGCCGAGGTCGTCGACGTCGACGCGGTGCAGCTCGTCGCGGTCGTGACCGACCGGCGAGGCCGGTTCGTCGGGGGACTCCGCCGCTCGGACTTCCGCGTCTACGAGGATGGCGTGCCACAGGCGATCACCACCTTCGCCGACGAGAGCGTGCCGGTCGAGATCGTCGTGGCCGTCGACATGAGCGGAAGCATGGACGGGGTCATGCCCGAGGTCCGTGACAGCGTCGGGCGCTTCCTCGGCGCCGTGCGGGAGGGCGACCCGGTGACCGTGGTCGCCTTCAACGAGACGCTGTTCCTGCTGACGCGTCGCGACGCCGATCCGCGGCAGCGCCAGCGCGCCGTGGACCGGCTGAGCGGCTGGGGGAGCACGGCCCTCTACGACGCGATCCTCGAGGGACTGCGCCTGCTCGCCCAGCAGGCGGGCCGCAAGGCGCTCGTGCTCTTCACCGACGGCGACGACGTGGCGAGCGCCGCGACGCTCGAAGACGTCGAGCGGCAGGTGCAGCAAAGCGACGCCGCGATCTACGTGATCGGCCTCGGTCGCGCGCCGCAGGAGGCCCAGCTGCGGCAGGTGCTCGAGCGGCTCGCCACGGCGAGCGGCGGCCGCGCGTTCTTCCCGAGCGACGCCAGCCGTCTCGACGAGGCGTTTGCCACCGTGCGCGACGACCTTGCGGCGCAATACTACCTGGGGTACGTCCCGATGCACGCCACGCGCGACGGCCGGTGGCGCACGCTGAAGGTGGAAGTGGCGCGCGAGGGAGTGCGGGTGCGCGCCCGCCAGGGTTATCGCCTGGGAGGCTGA
- a CDS encoding carboxypeptidase regulatory-like domain-containing protein, whose translation MRCRTSVWATVTALALMAGVATAQQQTGSISGRAIDNSGAVLPGVTVTVSGPALIQPRVLTTSDTGSFRAPDLPIGSYQVRFELPGFKTFVTQDIRLTIGFNAEVNATMEVSAVEETVTVTGESPIVDTKATGTRTAFDLETLQSIPSARDPWVMLERAPGISMDRVNVGGTQSGQQSNYVSRGSATGNNKWSIDGVDITDMSATGASPIYYDFDMLQEMQVSTGGVDASQQTGGVGINFVTRSGTDRFRGSGRYYITDDKFQADNITDEVKLQGSGSGAPIQNIKDYGFEVGGPVARGRLWYWGSYGKQDIKAGIVGFYLPTAECQAIKAALAADRLAPISVKDQRACLGTDGTNLNNYNWKITWVPFQNNRFNFQNTWAEKYKNARDASDTRPIETTFIQSAVPKEYGKWGWDVGPSPLWKFGDQHILSDRWLVEFNYSHLGNNFILNFQEPSLNDVQPIFDIPTGVWARSYQRAGPYIRPTTSYDFTTSYFLPGVFGGDHQFRAGFRYRTAKEHSETHWGGNTVARFRGGVAVEADLYRDAVTDYELFTHAFYLQDTFTLNRLTLNLGIRWDRQDNEALPSSVPAHPFIPDWLPALTFDGADSGVVFNDISPRLGMTYDITGDGKTVAKASYSIYYGQLSPGRNQSPLNPVTAASIRFPWNDLNGDRVVQRNELTLNRASVLSFSGNYNPDNPTALTTTGSVDPNIKNDRTLEFIVGIDREVLPGLALGASYIWRKYDQFQWNDTIGLTSADYSPVTYTPPSCPGTTNPRCETITYYVPNFTIPAPYVYTNRPDHYRSFNGFELVASKRYSNRWMGTFSFAYNDAVDKWTSPNAYEDPTCVSTMCPSSQQYAPESGGSGIDNVFNNAKWLVKASGMYTLPLWDINVAGNWNYRQGYPFPQSIQSPSRPNRAGIATVLLDRMGDVRLPNTYIMDLRVDKSFNLGTVRLIPSMDVFNLTNVNTVLARRRIQHATNANNISGIVAPRVVRFGVRMTW comes from the coding sequence ATGAGATGTCGAACTTCGGTGTGGGCGACCGTGACGGCGCTGGCCTTGATGGCGGGCGTGGCCACGGCGCAGCAGCAGACAGGCTCGATCTCGGGCCGGGCCATCGACAACTCGGGCGCGGTGCTGCCCGGGGTCACGGTCACGGTCAGCGGTCCTGCGCTGATCCAGCCGCGCGTGCTGACGACGTCGGACACGGGCTCGTTCCGCGCGCCCGACCTGCCGATTGGCAGCTACCAGGTGCGCTTCGAGCTGCCCGGGTTCAAGACGTTCGTCACGCAGGACATCCGCCTCACGATCGGCTTCAACGCCGAGGTGAACGCGACGATGGAGGTTTCGGCGGTCGAGGAGACGGTGACGGTGACGGGCGAGAGCCCGATTGTCGACACCAAGGCGACGGGCACGCGGACCGCGTTCGACCTCGAGACGCTCCAGAGCATTCCTTCGGCGCGCGACCCCTGGGTGATGCTCGAGCGTGCGCCGGGCATCTCGATGGACCGTGTGAACGTGGGCGGCACGCAATCGGGCCAGCAGTCGAACTACGTCTCGCGCGGCAGCGCGACCGGCAACAACAAGTGGTCGATTGACGGCGTCGATATCACCGACATGTCGGCGACGGGCGCCTCGCCGATCTACTACGACTTCGACATGCTGCAGGAAATGCAGGTGTCGACGGGCGGCGTGGACGCGTCGCAGCAGACGGGCGGCGTGGGTATCAACTTCGTGACGCGCTCGGGCACGGATCGCTTCCGCGGCTCGGGCCGGTACTACATCACCGACGACAAGTTCCAGGCCGACAACATCACCGACGAGGTGAAGCTGCAGGGCTCGGGTTCCGGCGCGCCCATCCAGAACATCAAGGACTACGGCTTCGAGGTCGGCGGCCCGGTGGCGAGGGGCCGGTTGTGGTACTGGGGCAGCTACGGCAAGCAGGACATCAAGGCGGGCATCGTCGGCTTCTACCTGCCGACGGCCGAGTGCCAGGCGATCAAGGCGGCGCTCGCGGCCGATCGGCTCGCGCCGATCTCGGTGAAGGATCAGCGCGCGTGCCTCGGGACCGACGGCACGAACCTGAACAACTACAACTGGAAGATCACGTGGGTGCCGTTCCAGAACAACCGCTTCAACTTCCAGAACACCTGGGCGGAGAAGTACAAGAACGCACGCGACGCGTCCGACACGCGGCCCATCGAGACGACGTTCATCCAGAGCGCGGTGCCCAAGGAGTACGGCAAGTGGGGCTGGGACGTCGGCCCGTCGCCGCTCTGGAAGTTCGGCGACCAGCACATCCTCAGCGACCGGTGGCTCGTCGAGTTCAACTACTCGCACCTGGGGAACAACTTCATCCTGAACTTCCAGGAACCGAGCCTGAACGACGTGCAGCCGATCTTCGACATCCCGACCGGTGTGTGGGCGCGGTCGTACCAGCGCGCCGGGCCGTACATCCGGCCGACGACGAGCTACGACTTCACGACGAGCTACTTCCTGCCGGGCGTCTTCGGCGGCGATCACCAGTTCCGTGCCGGGTTCCGGTATCGGACGGCGAAGGAGCACTCCGAGACCCACTGGGGCGGCAATACCGTGGCACGCTTCCGTGGTGGTGTGGCCGTGGAGGCCGATCTGTACCGGGATGCGGTGACCGATTACGAGCTGTTCACGCACGCGTTCTACCTGCAGGACACGTTCACGCTGAACCGGCTCACGCTCAACCTCGGAATCCGGTGGGACCGCCAGGACAACGAGGCGCTGCCGTCGTCGGTGCCGGCACACCCGTTCATCCCCGACTGGCTGCCCGCGCTGACCTTCGACGGCGCTGACTCCGGCGTGGTGTTCAACGACATCTCGCCGCGCCTCGGCATGACGTACGACATCACCGGCGACGGCAAGACGGTGGCGAAGGCGTCGTACTCGATCTACTACGGGCAGCTCTCGCCAGGTCGCAACCAGTCGCCGCTCAACCCGGTGACGGCGGCGTCGATTCGCTTCCCCTGGAACGACCTGAACGGCGATCGCGTCGTCCAGCGGAACGAGTTGACGCTGAACCGGGCGAGCGTGTTGTCGTTCAGCGGCAACTACAACCCGGACAACCCGACGGCGCTCACGACGACCGGGTCCGTCGACCCGAACATCAAGAACGACCGCACGCTCGAGTTCATCGTGGGGATCGATCGTGAGGTGCTGCCGGGGCTGGCCCTCGGCGCGAGCTACATCTGGCGCAAGTACGATCAGTTCCAGTGGAACGACACGATTGGGCTGACGAGCGCCGACTACTCGCCGGTCACCTACACGCCGCCGAGCTGCCCTGGCACGACCAACCCGCGGTGCGAGACGATCACGTACTACGTGCCGAACTTCACGATCCCGGCGCCGTACGTCTACACGAACCGGCCCGACCACTACCGGAGCTTCAACGGCTTCGAGCTGGTGGCCAGCAAGCGCTATTCGAACCGGTGGATGGGGACGTTCAGCTTCGCGTACAACGATGCCGTCGACAAGTGGACCTCGCCCAACGCCTACGAGGATCCGACGTGCGTGTCGACGATGTGCCCGTCGTCGCAGCAGTACGCGCCCGAGTCGGGCGGGTCGGGCATCGACAACGTCTTCAACAACGCCAAGTGGCTGGTGAAGGCGAGCGGCATGTACACGCTGCCCCTGTGGGACATCAACGTGGCCGGCAACTGGAACTACCGCCAGGGCTACCCGTTCCCGCAGTCGATTCAGTCGCCTTCGCGGCCCAATCGTGCCGGCATCGCCACGGTGCTGCTCGATCGCATGGGTGACGTGCGCCTGCCGAACACCTACATCATGGACCTTCGTGTCGACAAGTCGTTCAACCTCGGGACGGTGCGGCTCATCCCGAGCATGGACGTCTTCAACCTGACCAACGTGAACACCGTGCTCGCGCGCCGGCGCATCCAGCACGCGACCAACGCCAACAACATCAGCGGCATCGTCGCGCCGCGGGTCGTGCGTTTCGGCGTGCGCATGACCTGGTGA
- a CDS encoding Gfo/Idh/MocA family oxidoreductase produces the protein MDVVRWGLVGTARINRSVVPHMKAAPRHRLEAVASRDASRAAGYAREWEVPHAFGAYEAMLASGAVDAVYVSLPNALHAEWVVRAAEAGLHVLCEKPLALTLADVDRIAAAASRAGVVVTEAFMYRHHPQTARVLELVHHGALGRVRYVRGSFSYWQDRADDVRLDPGLGGGCLWDIGCYPVNFARAVMGSEPERVFGWRVLGRTGIDETFIGQLRFHGDAFAQFDASFRAPFRTRMEIVGDDGVLEVTEPFKPVSGTPLRLRLGDDIELVEVEPQPLYLGELDDLADAVLLGRPPRVSLADSRANVATLVALHQSATLGQPVPLDGHA, from the coding sequence ATGGACGTCGTCCGCTGGGGGCTCGTGGGCACGGCCCGCATCAACCGCTCGGTCGTTCCCCACATGAAGGCGGCGCCGCGGCATCGGCTCGAGGCCGTCGCGAGCCGAGACGCCAGCCGAGCGGCCGGCTACGCCCGGGAGTGGGAGGTGCCCCACGCCTTCGGCGCGTACGAGGCGATGCTGGCGTCGGGGGCCGTCGACGCCGTCTACGTGTCGCTGCCCAACGCCCTCCACGCCGAGTGGGTGGTCCGGGCCGCCGAGGCGGGCCTCCACGTGCTCTGCGAAAAACCCCTCGCGCTCACCCTCGCCGACGTCGATCGCATTGCCGCCGCCGCGTCGAGGGCCGGCGTCGTCGTGACGGAGGCCTTCATGTACCGTCACCACCCGCAGACCGCGCGCGTGCTCGAGCTCGTGCACCACGGCGCGCTCGGCCGCGTACGCTACGTGCGGGGGAGTTTCTCCTACTGGCAGGACCGCGCCGACGACGTGCGCCTCGACCCCGGCCTGGGGGGAGGCTGCCTCTGGGATATCGGCTGCTATCCCGTCAACTTCGCGCGTGCGGTGATGGGAAGCGAACCCGAGCGTGTCTTCGGCTGGCGCGTGCTCGGGCGCACCGGGATCGACGAGACCTTCATCGGCCAGCTGCGGTTTCACGGCGATGCATTCGCGCAATTCGACGCGAGCTTCCGCGCGCCCTTCCGCACCCGGATGGAGATTGTCGGCGACGACGGCGTGCTCGAGGTCACCGAGCCCTTCAAACCCGTGTCGGGAACGCCGCTGAGGCTGCGGCTCGGCGACGACATCGAGCTCGTCGAAGTCGAGCCGCAACCGCTCTACCTCGGCGAGCTCGACGACCTTGCCGATGCGGTGCTGCTCGGCCGGCCGCCGCGCGTGTCGCTCGCCGACAGCCGGGCCAATGTGGCCACCCTCGTCGCCCTTCACCAGTCGGCCACGCTCGGCCAGCCGGTGCCGCTCGACGGCCACGCCTGA
- a CDS encoding HAD hydrolase-like protein — protein sequence MPTIPGLGTAAVAGLLERERTSDGRFRTGRAGVRAIATTGDGKVEFVAFDDHALALVTSALGYPAYYPVHEVSLRRPLRGVLMDLDGTSVHSEHFWIWIIQLTTASLLGNPRFELEDQDLPYVAGHSVSEHLEHCLRKYCPDRSLEEARTFYFDHARREMREILEGRGRADAFEPAPGLKPFLLALKARGIRIGLVTSGLHEKAYPEIVAAFRALDLGDPAEFYDAIITAGFPVGQGAPGTLGELSPKPHPWLYAETARVGLGIPFSERHAVLGIEDSGAGVCAVRLAGFTTVGLAGGNIVESGTRALCDWYCESLDEVLRAIDGKT from the coding sequence ATGCCGACGATCCCTGGACTCGGCACCGCGGCCGTCGCCGGACTGCTCGAGCGGGAGCGCACCTCCGACGGTCGCTTCCGGACGGGTCGGGCCGGCGTGCGGGCGATCGCCACGACCGGCGACGGAAAGGTCGAGTTCGTCGCGTTCGACGACCACGCGCTTGCGCTGGTGACGTCGGCGCTCGGCTACCCGGCCTACTACCCGGTCCACGAGGTCTCGCTGCGCCGGCCCCTCCGCGGCGTGCTCATGGACCTCGACGGCACGAGCGTCCACAGCGAGCACTTCTGGATCTGGATCATCCAGCTGACCACCGCCAGCCTGCTCGGCAACCCGCGATTCGAGCTCGAAGACCAGGACTTGCCGTACGTGGCCGGCCACAGCGTCTCGGAGCACCTCGAACACTGCCTTCGCAAGTACTGCCCCGACCGCTCGCTCGAAGAGGCCCGCACCTTCTACTTCGACCATGCCCGGCGCGAGATGCGGGAGATCCTCGAAGGTCGAGGCCGGGCCGACGCGTTCGAGCCCGCCCCGGGACTCAAGCCCTTCCTGCTGGCGTTGAAGGCACGCGGGATCCGCATCGGCCTCGTGACGTCCGGGCTGCACGAGAAGGCGTACCCGGAGATCGTCGCCGCCTTCCGCGCGCTCGATCTCGGCGACCCCGCCGAGTTCTACGACGCCATCATCACGGCGGGGTTCCCGGTGGGGCAGGGAGCACCCGGGACGCTCGGCGAGCTGTCGCCCAAGCCGCATCCCTGGCTCTACGCGGAGACGGCGCGCGTCGGCCTCGGGATTCCCTTCTCGGAGCGCCATGCGGTGCTCGGCATCGAGGACAGCGGCGCCGGGGTGTGCGCCGTGAGGCTGGCTGGCTTCACGACGGTGGGCCTGGCCGGCGGCAATATCGTCGAGAGCGGCACACGTGCCCTCTGCGACTGGTACTGCGAGAGTCTGGACGAGGTGCTCCGCGCGATCGACGGGAAGACCTGA
- the rpmE gene encoding 50S ribosomal protein L31: MKAGIHPKYHDVEARCACGATWKTRSTKPELHLEICSSCHPFFTGRQKIVDAEGRVERFTKKYGAQTVAQRKTGKKTAAPAQG; the protein is encoded by the coding sequence GTGAAGGCAGGCATTCACCCGAAATACCACGACGTCGAGGCGCGCTGCGCCTGCGGCGCGACCTGGAAGACGCGCTCGACCAAGCCGGAACTGCACCTCGAGATCTGCTCGAGCTGTCACCCCTTCTTCACCGGCCGGCAGAAGATCGTCGACGCCGAGGGGCGCGTCGAACGGTTCACGAAGAAGTACGGCGCCCAGACGGTCGCGCAGCGGAAGACCGGCAAGAAGACAGCAGCCCCCGCCCAGGGCTGA
- a CDS encoding agmatine deiminase family protein, whose amino-acid sequence MTRRPRVNVLADTPAALGYAFPPEWHPHRGTWLSWPRPEGISFPDRYHAVVPSLVRIVQEISRREEVHINVPNGNYERIVREQLTAHGCPKGPVFFHRIATNECWARDHGPAFVLRRNRRGRTDAAVVDWDFNAWGGKYPPWDADDAVPTEVARLLGLPVAYPGIVMEGGAVDFNGAGTVLTTTSCLLNRNRNPGLKRLDVELYLKDYYGQRHVVWLGEGIAGDDTDGHVDDLARFIDARTIVTAVEADPRDANYHVLRENRRRLERARDQDGRPFDVVEIPMPKPVVHEGERLPATYVNFYFVNGALLVPTFRDRRNDRKALGILQRVVSGREVVGIDCVDLVWGLGAIHCLTQQQPLF is encoded by the coding sequence ATGACTCGCCGTCCCAGGGTGAACGTGCTCGCCGACACGCCGGCCGCGCTGGGCTACGCCTTTCCGCCGGAGTGGCATCCTCACCGAGGCACCTGGCTGAGCTGGCCGCGACCCGAGGGCATCTCGTTTCCCGACCGGTACCACGCCGTCGTTCCCTCGCTCGTGCGCATCGTGCAGGAGATTTCCCGCCGCGAAGAGGTGCACATCAACGTGCCCAACGGCAACTACGAGCGCATCGTCCGCGAGCAGTTGACCGCGCACGGCTGCCCGAAAGGGCCCGTCTTCTTCCACCGCATCGCAACCAACGAGTGCTGGGCCCGCGACCACGGCCCCGCGTTCGTCCTCCGCCGCAACCGCCGCGGCCGAACCGACGCGGCGGTCGTCGACTGGGACTTCAACGCGTGGGGAGGCAAGTACCCGCCCTGGGACGCCGACGACGCCGTGCCCACCGAGGTGGCCAGGCTCCTGGGCCTGCCGGTCGCCTACCCAGGCATCGTGATGGAGGGTGGCGCGGTCGACTTCAACGGCGCCGGCACGGTGTTGACGACGACGTCGTGCCTGCTCAACCGGAACCGGAATCCGGGGTTGAAACGGCTCGACGTCGAGCTCTACCTGAAGGACTACTACGGGCAGCGCCACGTCGTCTGGCTCGGCGAGGGCATCGCCGGCGACGACACCGACGGCCACGTCGACGATCTCGCGCGGTTCATCGACGCGCGGACGATCGTCACCGCCGTCGAAGCCGACCCGCGGGACGCGAACTACCACGTGCTTCGCGAGAACCGCCGGCGGCTCGAACGGGCTCGCGACCAGGACGGCCGGCCGTTCGACGTCGTCGAGATCCCGATGCCGAAGCCCGTCGTGCACGAGGGCGAGCGGCTGCCCGCGACCTACGTGAACTTCTACTTCGTCAACGGCGCGCTGCTCGTGCCGACGTTTCGCGACCGGAGGAACGACCGGAAGGCGCTCGGCATTCTGCAACGAGTGGTATCCGGCCGCGAAGTGGTCGGCATCGACTGCGTCGACCTCGTCTGGGGACTCGGCGCCATCCACTGCCTGACGCAGCAGCAGCCGCTCTTCTGA